The sequence below is a genomic window from Ciceribacter thiooxidans.
GCGGAATGGTCGACGGCAGAGGGGGAGGAATCGTCCAATGACGAATGAACCCACCGATCTGCCTGCGGGTGATGATCCGTTTGTCTGGATCAACTGGACAACGGCACAGCAGGCACTTGCGTCCGATCCCGCCCGCTCGGCCTGGGTTTCGGCCAATGCCGGATCAGGAAAGACCCACGTACTGACACAAAGGGTCGTTCGGCTTTTGCTGGCCGGCGCGAGACCTGCATCCATTCTCTGCCTTACTTATACCAAAGCCGCTGCGTCCGAGATGTCGAACCGTGTGTTCGAGAGGCTCGCCGAATGGGCAACGCTTCCTGACGACGATCTCGCCACTCGCATTGGCGAAATCGAAGGCGAGGCTCCCGATCGACCAAAGTTGTTGCAGGCACGTCAACTCTTCGCACGCGCACTGGAGACGCCCGGCGGACTAAAGATTCAGACGATCCATGCCTTCTGCGAAGCCCTGCTGCATCAATTCCCGCTCGAAGCCAACGTAGCCGGACACTTCTCTGTCCTCGACGACAGGGCGGCAGCTGCGGTACTCGCCGACGCCCGGCGGAGTTTGCTGACCGCGACCTCGACAGAGGAAGATCCGGAACTTGCCGACGCGTTCTCGCGTATCCTCAGCATTTCAGACGAGAGCGGGCTGGAGGCCCTACTCGGCGAAATCGTTGCAAACCGCCACGCGATCCGTCGCTTCCTTTCGGCCTCACACCGGCTGGGCGGACCGGACCTCACTCTCCGTCGGGGCCTGGAGTTGGAACCAGAGGCGACGGAGGCCACACTTACTTCCTGCTTCTGGCCGCTCCCGGAGCTTTCGGGTGCGACGCTCTCCGAATATCTGTTGCTTGCAAGAGACAAGGGTGGCGAACGTGCTCGCGAGATCGCCGATGCTCTTGCCGCCGCTTCTCTGGAAGCGGACGGCCTCCTCCGTATCAAGCATCTCGAAAAGGCATTCTACACCTCAACCGGAAGCCCGCGTGCCGACAGTACACTCTGCACCGCAGCCATGACAAAAGCGATGCCTGATCTCCGCGAGCGGCTCGTTTCCGCCCGTGATCATGTTGCTGCCTGTCATGCGCGCCTCTCCACCTTCCGGATGTATGAGGCAACCAAAGCCGCGCTAACGCTCGCGAAACGGCTCGATCGCGATTATGAACACCTTAAGAAAGCACGCAGTCAGCTCGATTTCGAAGACCTGATCGAGCGCACGGCCAGCCTTCTCACCCGTGGAGATGTCGGCCCGTGGGTTCATTACAAGCTCGATCAGGGAATTGACCATATCCTTGTCGACGAGGCACAGGATACAAGCCCCATACAGTGGGCAGTGATCCGATCGCTGCGGGAAGATTTTTTCTCCGGCCTCGGAGCGAAGGCACTGAGCCGCACGTTCTTTGCCGTAGGGGACGAAAAACAGTCCATCTACTCGTTTCAGGGAGCACGCCCCGAACGCTTTTCCGAAGAGGCGACCGTTGCTGCCCGGCTCGTGTCGTCCAGCGGCGAGCGCTTCAGTGCTGTCCGCCTCCCTCTTTCGTTTCGTTCGACGTCGGCGGTGCTCTCGGCGGTCGACCAGGTGTTTTCTGTCGACGAGAACGCCCGCGGCCTCAGCGCCTTGAACGAGTCGGTCGTCCATATGTCCAGCCGCACCGGCCACCCGGGTGCCGTCGACCTATGGGAAGTGATCGCTCCCGAGATCAATGAGACAAGCGACGACTGGACAGCGCCCTTCGATGCCACGCCCGAGAGTGCGCCCTCTGCTGTGCTGGCTCGCCGCATCGCTTACCGGATCGAGCAAATGGTCGGCCGCGAGACAATCATTGAAAAGGGAGTCGAGCGGCCGATCCGGCCAGGCGACATCCTGGTGTTGGTTCGCAAGCGGGATTCCTTCGTCAATGCACTCACCCGTGCACTCAAGCGGCGAGACAATATTCCGGTCGCGGGCGCCGACCGATTGCGCCTGACCGGGCATATCGCCGTGCAGGATCTGCTTGCGCTCGGCCGTTTCGTCCTGCTGCCAAACGACGACCTTTCGCTCGCAGCGCTGTTGAAAAGTCCCCTCTTCGATCTGAGTGAAGAAGACCTGTTCGAACTCGCTGCAACGCGTCCACCCGAAAGCAGCGTCTGGTCTGCTTTGCAGAGGCACGCGGACGACGACAGCGGCAAGTGGCGCTCGGCCGCCGACCGACTTGCGAGGTGTATTTCGCTGTCACGGAACCTGTCTGTCCACGATTTCTATGCACGCATCCTCGGCTCCGAAGGCGGCAGACGCGCCTTCCTTGCACGTCTCGGAAGCGAGGTTACCGACATCCTCGACGAGTTCCTCAACTCCTCGCTGACATTCGAAACGGCCGGGCTTCCGGGTCTGCAGTCGTTCGTCTCGGCACTCGAAACGGAGGCGCCGGAGGTCAAGCGTGAGCATGACAAGGATCGGGACGAAGTGCGGATCATGACAGTTCACGCTTCGAAAGGCCTTGAAGCGCCCGTGGTCTTCCTCGTGGACGGCGGATCGAAGGCATTCAATCACACGCACGTGTCGAAGCTCCGCCTCGTCGAGGCAGGCATGGAGGCACCGCTTCCGGCGTGGGTCCCGGTCAAGTCCCTGGAGAACCCAGTAATCGCTGCCGACACCGAGCGCCTGAGACGGCTGGCTGAAGAGGAGTACCGTCGACTCCTATATGTGGCGATGACGCGGGCCGCAGATCGACTGTTCGTATGCGGCTACCGTGGCAAGCAGGAGCCGAAGGATACCTGGCATCAGATGATCTCCGAGGCGCTGGGACGCTCCGACGACTACTGCACAGAAGCCCGGTTCGAAGGCCCAGAAGGAAAATGGAGCGGGTTGGAATGGCGCCTGCCGACGCCTCCCAGAGCGTTCGACCTTCATCAACAAAGCGAGAGCGAACGTCCTGACGTGTCACTTCCCGACGCATTGTTTCGGCCGTTGCCGCCGGGACCTCATCTTCCCCGGCCGTTAAGTCCCTCCGGCGCCGGCGCCTTCATCGATGACGCCGGGGAGGACCTCACAGTGTGGAGTCCGCTGTTCAGCGAGAAGACGGACAACGGCATAGCACTGCAGAAGGGCAAGCTCACTCACCGGATGCTGCAGGTTCTGCCTTCCCTTCCGGTCGACGAGCGCGACGCCGCCGCACGACGCTACGCCGAACGCGCAGCACGGTTCTGGCCAGCCGGTGAGCGCGAACGGCTGGTGAAAACAGTCCTCACGATCCTCGACCATCCCGATCTCGCGCCTGTGTTTTCACCCCTCGCGCAAGCGGAGGTCTCCATAATGGGAACCGTCATGATCGACGGGCAGCCGCGAGCTGTTTCGGGGCGCATCGATCGTCTGGCCGTCACGGATGACCGGGTAATCCTTCTCGATTTCAAGACGAACCGTTCACCGCCGAGAACCATGGACGCCATACCCTTCAGCCATCGCGCGCAGCTTGCGATCTACCGAGAGCTTCTGAAACCTCTCTATCCACAGAAGGAAATCGAATGTCTGCTGGCTTACACCGAAGCCGGTACCGTCGTGGCGGTGCCTGTCGCGGAGCTAATGCGGACGCTTGCTGACCTCAAGACTTCGTGAAATATCATATCTTGAAAAACAATCGCGAGGGCCTCAGATAACCCTCCAACACGACCGGAAAAGGAGCAGCCTATGGCCACGGTAAAAGTCGACAATTCCAACTTCCAGACGGAAGTCCTCGAGTCCGCTCAGCCGGTGGTCGTCGACTTCTGGGCCGAGTGGTGCGGTCCGTGCAAAATGATTGCACCGAGCCTGGAAGAGATCTCGAACGAGATGGCGGGTAAGATCAAGGTTGCCAAGATCAACATCGATGAGAATCCGGAGCTTGCCGCCAAGTTCGGCGTTCGCTCCATTCCGACTTTGGCCATCTTCAAGGGCGGAGAAGTAGCGGATATCAAGGTCGGTGCCTCGCCAAAGACGGCGCTGGCGAGCTGGATCTCCAGCGCCGCCTGACCTCGCCCGGATCAGCTCGAAATAGATGAAGCCCGGCCTTGTCCGGGCTTCATTTATTTGGGCGGCGTTCCGTTGTCCGCGAGTACGTTGCCGACAAGGTAAAGCGAACCACCAATCAGGATCCGCGGTGCAGCCTCGCCTGCCGTCAGGCGATTCCCAATAGCCTGTAGAGAATCCGCCACCGAAGATATCGGCGACGCCTGCAAGCCGGCATCTGATGCGGCTTGC
It includes:
- the trxA gene encoding thioredoxin, which encodes MATVKVDNSNFQTEVLESAQPVVVDFWAEWCGPCKMIAPSLEEISNEMAGKIKVAKINIDENPELAAKFGVRSIPTLAIFKGGEVADIKVGASPKTALASWISSAA
- the addA gene encoding double-strand break repair helicase AddA; translated protein: MTNEPTDLPAGDDPFVWINWTTAQQALASDPARSAWVSANAGSGKTHVLTQRVVRLLLAGARPASILCLTYTKAAASEMSNRVFERLAEWATLPDDDLATRIGEIEGEAPDRPKLLQARQLFARALETPGGLKIQTIHAFCEALLHQFPLEANVAGHFSVLDDRAAAAVLADARRSLLTATSTEEDPELADAFSRILSISDESGLEALLGEIVANRHAIRRFLSASHRLGGPDLTLRRGLELEPEATEATLTSCFWPLPELSGATLSEYLLLARDKGGERAREIADALAAASLEADGLLRIKHLEKAFYTSTGSPRADSTLCTAAMTKAMPDLRERLVSARDHVAACHARLSTFRMYEATKAALTLAKRLDRDYEHLKKARSQLDFEDLIERTASLLTRGDVGPWVHYKLDQGIDHILVDEAQDTSPIQWAVIRSLREDFFSGLGAKALSRTFFAVGDEKQSIYSFQGARPERFSEEATVAARLVSSSGERFSAVRLPLSFRSTSAVLSAVDQVFSVDENARGLSALNESVVHMSSRTGHPGAVDLWEVIAPEINETSDDWTAPFDATPESAPSAVLARRIAYRIEQMVGRETIIEKGVERPIRPGDILVLVRKRDSFVNALTRALKRRDNIPVAGADRLRLTGHIAVQDLLALGRFVLLPNDDLSLAALLKSPLFDLSEEDLFELAATRPPESSVWSALQRHADDDSGKWRSAADRLARCISLSRNLSVHDFYARILGSEGGRRAFLARLGSEVTDILDEFLNSSLTFETAGLPGLQSFVSALETEAPEVKREHDKDRDEVRIMTVHASKGLEAPVVFLVDGGSKAFNHTHVSKLRLVEAGMEAPLPAWVPVKSLENPVIAADTERLRRLAEEEYRRLLYVAMTRAADRLFVCGYRGKQEPKDTWHQMISEALGRSDDYCTEARFEGPEGKWSGLEWRLPTPPRAFDLHQQSESERPDVSLPDALFRPLPPGPHLPRPLSPSGAGAFIDDAGEDLTVWSPLFSEKTDNGIALQKGKLTHRMLQVLPSLPVDERDAAARRYAERAARFWPAGERERLVKTVLTILDHPDLAPVFSPLAQAEVSIMGTVMIDGQPRAVSGRIDRLAVTDDRVILLDFKTNRSPPRTMDAIPFSHRAQLAIYRELLKPLYPQKEIECLLAYTEAGTVVAVPVAELMRTLADLKTS